GAAAAGCCTCAGCCAACACCGTCGAAATAGCCGCCGTCAACGTAGTCTTCCCATGGTCAATATGACCCATAGTCCCAATATTCACATGCGGCTTAGTACGCTCAAACTTAGCTTTAGACATCTTTAGGTGGATACCTTTCTTAACGTTCTCTTTTTGGTCCGGTTACGACTTAGCGATTACTCGCCTCGTACCCGGGCAACGATTTCTTCTTGAACCGCCACGGGCATCTGCTGGTACGAATGGAACTGCATGGTGTACGTGGCACGACCTTGAGTCCGGCTACGGAGGTCGGTGGCATATCCGAACATTTCGGACAGGGGCACTTCAGCCGTAATGGCTTGGCTATTGCCCCGTTGTTCGGTGCCCGCTAGGCGGCCCCGGCGGGACGACAAGTCACCCATAACGTCACCTAGGTAATCGTCTGGGGTGACCACCTCGACCTTCATAATCGGTTCGAGGAGAATTGGTTTGGCTTTGCGGGCAGCTTCTTTGTAAGCCATAACGCCAGCAATCTTGAACGCCATTTCCGATGAGTCCACATCGTGGAACTTACCGTCGAGCAGTGTGACCCTAACGTCAACCGTTGGGTAACCAGCCAGCACACCGGCAGTGAGCGATTCTTGGACACCAGCGTCGACAGATGGGATGTATTCCCTGGGGATACGACCGCCCACGATCTTGTCGATGAATTCGTAACCTTCACCAGGTTGGGTTGGCTCAAGCTTAATTTCCACCTCAGCGAACTGACCGGAACCACCGGTTTGCTTCTTGTGGGTGTAGGTGTAGCTATCGACCGTGGCGCTGATGGTTTCACGGTAGGCCACCTGGGGCTTACCAACGCTGGCATCTACGTTGAACTCGCGCAGCATGCGGTCGACCAGAACCTCAAGATGCAACTCGCCCATACCCGAAATTAGGGTTTGGCCAGTCTCCTCATCGGTCCGCACTTGGAACGTGGGATCTTCTTCGGCCAACGCATAAAGCGCCTTGGCCAATTTGTCTTGATCGGCCTTGGTCTTGGGCTCGACCGCCACTTGGATAACCGGTTCCGGGAACTCGAGAACTTCTAAGACGATGGGGTTCTTATCGTCGCAGAGAGTGTCACCAGTGCGAGTGTCTTTCAGACCAATACCTGCCACAATATGACCTGCCGAAACGTCGTCGCGGTCGATGCGGTCGTTGGCGTGCATTTCTACAATGCGGCCAATACGTTCCTTCTTGCCGGTACGGGCATTCAGAACCGTGTCACCCTTGTTGATCTTGCCAGAGTAAACCCGGAAATAGGTGAGACGACCGTGAGGGTCGGCCACGATCTTGAATGCTAGGGCTGAGAACGGTGCTGTATCGGAAGCTTCTCGGGTGATTTCTTCGCCACCGCGCAAGCTTTGGCCGACCACTGGGGGCAGATCAATAGGCGAGGGTAGATAGTAAACCACGGCGTCGAGTAAAGGTTGTACACCCTTGTTTTTGAACGCCGAACCGCACATCACCGGCACAATTTCGTTTGCCAAGGTGGCGTTACGAATGGCAGCACGGATTTCGTCAGCTGAAATCTCTTCGTCGCCAGCGTACTTTTCGAAGATATTTTCATCGAAGCCGCTAAGCACGTCGAGCAGGTTTTCACGCCACATTTCGGCGTC
The Acidimicrobiia bacterium DNA segment above includes these coding regions:
- the fusA gene encoding elongation factor G, with amino-acid sequence MSQSRSSLEHTRNLGIMAHIDAGKTTTTERILFYTGRNYKIGETHEGGATMDWMVQEQERGITITSAATTAHWRDHTINIIDTPGHVDFTVEVERSLRVLDGAVAVFDGVAGVEPQSETVWRQANKYHVPRICFINKMDRIGANFLAAADTIVDRLGANIAIIQLPIGAESEFKGVVDLVEMNAVIWHEEDLGASFDIVDIPADMVDDAEMWRENLLDVLSGFDENIFEKYAGDEEISADEIRAAIRNATLANEIVPVMCGSAFKNKGVQPLLDAVVYYLPSPIDLPPVVGQSLRGGEEITREASDTAPFSALAFKIVADPHGRLTYFRVYSGKINKGDTVLNARTGKKERIGRIVEMHANDRIDRDDVSAGHIVAGIGLKDTRTGDTLCDDKNPIVLEVLEFPEPVIQVAVEPKTKADQDKLAKALYALAEEDPTFQVRTDEETGQTLISGMGELHLEVLVDRMLREFNVDASVGKPQVAYRETISATVDSYTYTHKKQTGGSGQFAEVEIKLEPTQPGEGYEFIDKIVGGRIPREYIPSVDAGVQESLTAGVLAGYPTVDVRVTLLDGKFHDVDSSEMAFKIAGVMAYKEAARKAKPILLEPIMKVEVVTPDDYLGDVMGDLSSRRGRLAGTEQRGNSQAITAEVPLSEMFGYATDLRSRTQGRATYTMQFHSYQQMPVAVQEEIVARVRGE
- a CDS encoding GTP-binding protein — encoded protein: MSKAKFERTKPHVNIGTMGHIDHGKTTLTAAISTVLAEAF